A stretch of Schaalia odontolytica DNA encodes these proteins:
- a CDS encoding DUF3097 family protein yields MVLEDVASGWVGAVTRVEKSGGIHLVELEDRRGVRRSFPLGPGFWLEGRPIEALPPRPAPTQASPGAQVSASGRRITNSGSFAPASSGPKVAKRSRIWVEGRHDAELVQHVWGEDLAEAGIAVQLLEGVDNLEAILEVFGPTDTARAGVLVDHMVPSSKESRIAEAVSARWSGAVLVLGHPFVDIWQAVKPARVGLERWPDVPRGTDIKHGTLEALGWPHADQRDIAMGWKRILSTVRTYRDLEPALLGRVEELIDFVTVPWAQ; encoded by the coding sequence ATGGTCCTCGAGGATGTGGCCTCGGGCTGGGTTGGGGCAGTGACGCGCGTGGAGAAGTCTGGCGGTATTCACCTCGTCGAACTCGAAGATCGTCGAGGAGTGCGTCGCTCCTTCCCCCTCGGACCCGGCTTCTGGCTCGAGGGTCGCCCCATCGAGGCGCTGCCTCCGCGCCCGGCTCCCACCCAGGCCTCGCCGGGTGCTCAGGTGAGCGCGTCGGGGCGGCGCATCACGAACTCCGGATCTTTCGCTCCCGCGTCGAGTGGTCCCAAGGTCGCTAAGCGCTCGCGCATCTGGGTCGAGGGGCGCCATGACGCGGAGCTCGTGCAGCACGTGTGGGGCGAGGACCTGGCCGAGGCCGGGATTGCCGTGCAGCTTCTCGAAGGCGTTGACAACCTTGAGGCGATCTTGGAGGTTTTTGGCCCGACAGACACCGCGCGTGCGGGTGTTCTTGTCGACCATATGGTTCCCAGTTCGAAGGAGTCTCGCATCGCCGAGGCAGTGTCGGCGCGTTGGTCGGGCGCGGTCCTCGTCCTCGGTCACCCGTTCGTTGACATCTGGCAGGCCGTCAAGCCCGCTCGTGTCGGCCTCGAGCGCTGGCCAGACGTTCCGCGTGGCACCGATATCAAGCATGGAACCCTCGAGGCCCTCGGCTGGCCGCACGCCGACCAGCGTGACATCGCCATGGGGTGGAAGCGGATCCTGTCCACCGTGCGCACCTACCGAGACCTTGAGCCGGCGCTGCTGGGGCGGGTCGAGGAGCTCATCGACTTCGTGACCGTGCCCTGGGCGCAATGA